DNA from Roseimicrobium sp. ORNL1:
GCTTTGGCCACGAATGGATGCGGGAAACTCCCGTGATGCGAGGCGGTCTGAGCGGTTACCAATGGATCGCGCTTGCCATGGCCGGCATCGGCGGATGGATGTTTTTTCGGCGTGCCCGGAGGCCTGTGGAGGTGGTGTAAAAAGTCTGGAGACCCTTCAAGTCCAGAGCCGTCAGGGTTTGGAAAGATGCATGAGAATCTACCGGGGCCGTCTTGTCTGTTGACTCCCGCCCCGCGCCCGCTCAGTTGCACGCCCCATGCAAATCATCTCCGCACCCAACGCTCCCGCCGCTGTCGGCCCCTACTCCCAGGCCGTGCGTACGGGCAATCTCCTCTTCTGCTCCGGCCAGATCCCGATCGACCCGGCCACCGGCAAGATCGAAGCCACCGACGTGGAAGGCCAGGCCCTGCAGGTCATCGCCAACATCAAGGCCGTGCTCGCCGGCGCAGGTCTCACCATCCAGAACGTGGTGAAGTCCACCATGTTCCTTCAGGACATGGCCGATTTCCCCAAGGTGAACCCCATCTATGAAGCCGGCTACGAAGGCCACAAGCCCGCCCGCTCCACCATCCAGGTGGCGAAGCTTCCTCTCGGCTCCTTGGTCGAGATCGAAGTGATCGCTGAGTTCGCCAGCTAGTCCCTCTGGCTGCAATCTGGGAGCATGCATCTTTGGTGATACATGCTCCCGTGCAAGACGGGACAACGGCGATTCGTTGGCATGGAAATACCCGGTCCCACCATGCTGCGCCGCATTGCCCCCCTTGCTGTAATCTCGTGCTTGTCCGCTGCCACACTCCACGCGGAGTGGAATCAATGGCGTGGCTCGCAGCGCAACGGCGTCAGCGATGACTCCACGCCGATAGCCGGTTCGCTTCCTGAGGGCAGCCTCACACCCATCTGGGAGAGTGGTACCATCCCTAGTGATCACGATGGCGGCCACAGCAGTCCCGTGGTCAGCGGCGGTCGCGTTTATCTGAGTGTGGTGTGGCACACACGCGTGCCATCCGAGACGCGTCTCATCGATGAGGAAGTCGTGAGTGCCGTGGGGCATCGCGGTACCAACCAACTCGGTCCGGAGCTCACGAAGAAGATGGAGGACGCGCGCAAGAGCCGTCCCGGCAGCACGCGCGGCACGGCGCTCGATGAAGCGGCGAAGAAGTGGGTGGATGACAACTTCAACGAAGAGCAGAAACTCGTGCTCGGCACCTGGGCCGAGCAGCGCTTCAAGCAGGGGAAAAACGCCATTGATGTCGAACTCCTCGACAAGGTGGCCAAGCGCCAGAACAAGCCCTTCGCCAATGCCGCTGAGATGATGACCTGGGCTGAAGCGGAGTTTCCAGATGCCGCCGTGCGTGAGCGCATCCTCAAGGCGATTCCAGACACGTTGAAAGTCGGTCGTGACACAATCGTGTGCCTCGATGGTCAAACCGGGAAGGAACTGTGGAAGTTTGAGCACGAGGGCCAACCCACCGGTCGCCGCACCTCTGGCACTCCCGCCGTGGTAGATGGCAAGGTGTACGCCGTCGGCAGCACCCATCTCTATGCCGTGGATGCGGAGAAGGGCTCGCTCGTCTGGAAGACGGAACTCAAGCCTGCCGGTGCAGGCAGTTCACCACTGGTGAATGACGACAAGGTGTACGTCATGGCTGGTGGTCTCATGTGTGTGGAAGCCGCCACGGGAAAGTCCCTCTGGACCAGCAAGGACGTGAAGGGGGACACCGCCAGTCCCATTCTCTGGAAGACCAGCGACGGCAAGACCACCCTGGTGTGCAACGCCAACAAGGGACTTATCGGCCTTGATCCCACCACGGGTGAGAAGCGTTGGGAAGTGGAGGGCGGCGGCCAGTCATCCCCGGTGATTGAGGGAGACCACCTTGTGATCTTCAGCGGCACCCAAGATGTGGGACTGCGTTGCTATCTCGCGCAGAAGGATGCCGCGCCCAAAACGCTCTGGTCCCACTGGTGGATGTCACGTCGCTACACGGGCTCACCCATCATCCACGAAGGTCACGTGTACCTCATGTGCGGTGGCAAACACCAGTGTGTGAGCCTTGCCGATGGCAAGGTGAAGTGGCAGGAAGACGTGGAGAGCACCATCACCTCACCCCTGTTGGTGGATGGAAAGATCCTCAGCATCGAGCAGAACGGCATCTTCCTCCGCCTCATCAAGGCGGACCCCACAAGTTACCAACTTCTCGGCCGTGCCAAGGTCGAGGCCATGTGGTGTCCTACACCAGCCCCCTACGACGGACGTCTCATCGTCCGCCGCAAGGACAAGGTCGTCTGCTTCGACCTGCGGCAGAAATAACCGGCCAAGGAGCGCGGCCTTTCCAGGCCGCATGGTGTACGCTTACTTCCGTTCACGCATCCTGCACACGCCGCGCGGCCAGCTCCGTGACTTCCTCGCGCGTGTCTGATGTCACCGAGGCCTTGCCGGAGACTTTCTTCTTCCGTGTGGGATTCCGCCGCTTCCGCCACATGATGAAACCCGTCACCGCAAGCACGCCAGGCGTCAGTCCACCGATGCACCAGAGGATCTTCACCGGCAGGCCACCGAAGTTCCCGAAGTGCAGCGGACGGAAGGTGTCTTCCACCTTTTCCCACACACTTCCCTGTCTCAGGTCCTTGGCTTCCTTCAGCTCTCCCGTCTGCTGGTCAAACATCACGCTGCTGCCGTAGGGACTGGTCAGGATGCCAGTTCCAGCTTGTCCAACGATCGTGATGCCCAGCTCAGGAGCCGACGGCAGCGAAACGGCACTCGCGTTGAATCCGGGAATCGTCCCCTGCGCTTTCTTCAGCAGCGCCTCCATCGAGATCGTGTCCGCATAGTGCGACTTCGTGATGTACTGCGGCTGCTCACCCTCGGGCGCTTCCTCTTCCCACAGGTGACCGATGATGTGTCGCAGATTCCACCAGCCGCCGGTGAAGCCCAGGATGAGATTGAAGGCCACAGAGGTGATGCCCACCATCTTGTGGAAGTCCGAGAAGAAGATGCGCGCACTCCGGCCCCAGCGCAGTAGGAAGAGCGTCTTCCAGAAGCCGCGGTAGAGCCACACACCTGTGATGCCCAGGAAGAAGAGCATGGCGCCAAAAACACCGGCAATGAACTCACCCACGTGGTCCGCGAGGAAACTATAGTGCAGCGAGAGCGCCAAGCCTGTGATGGTGTCTTCGCGTTCCATCGGACCGGCGAGCAGTTCGCCCGTGTAGGGATTGACGGTGATGCCCTTCCAGATCTCCGTGCCGTGGACCACCACATAGACGTAGTCGGCGCGGTCCGACTCTCTGGCCATGTCCCACCACATGATCTCATGGCCAGGGACTGCCTTCTTGGCAGAGGCCAGCAGGACATCAAAGGGCAACCTCTCGCGACCCGCCGGATCGGCTTTCACCATCTGGGGGAAGAGCACGCCATCCAGCTCGTCCTTGAACACCAACACGCTGCCCGTGAGGCCGATGAGAATCAAGCCGAGCCCGGCGATCAGGCCAAGCCACGAGTGGAGGAAGAACAGACGGCGCTTCATGAGGGGGATGTCCTTCTTAGCTCATTTGAAATTAAGTCTCAATAGCAACGTCGGGCAAGTGTGCGTGGAAAGTGGTCCGCCGAGGCTCGGCGATCAGGTCAGAGCACCACGCGTGTCCTTCGCGAGTCTCCCCAAGAGCTCACTTTGATGCCTCGGAAGCCGCGAGGACGACTCGGCTCTTCACGAAACCCTTCGCTTTTGCCGTAGCGCCATCACGATGGCCACAACGCCCGCCGCCCCTGCCAGCACCAGCAAGATGCCAGGAGGCAGGGACAGGCTCTTTTCCATCGTGATGCTCGTCGAAGCTGTCTCGGCAGTGCCATCGTCGTCGCCTTCCGTGCTCGCGCCGTTGTTCCCTTTCAGCCCGGTTTCGATCTTCAGATCTTGGGAGGGAGAAAGTGACACGTGCTGCATCTTCCCATCCGCCTGCTTCACGCCGAAGAGATACGTGACATGCCAGGGATGCCCACCCGTCACGGAGAACTCCCGGAGCATGTTCTGCCGCAGCGTGACTTCTGCTGGTTTCAGGTCATCATACGTGTACCGCAGTTGAAATCGATACTTCGTCTGGCTGGGTGAGCTGTACGCGGCAGGCGGTGTGGTTTCCAGGACGCGCCCCGTCAGCTTTTCACCGCCCGCGCGGACTTCGAAATGACTCGTAAGGTACTGCTCATGCTTGCTCACCGCTGCTGCGATGGCATCCGCATCGAATCCACCCTGCTCTTCATCACGCAGTCCATGCACCAGGAGAATTTCACGGAGTGCCACCTCGGTGTTCACCAGCATGGCATCGTCTGTGAAGGTGATGCGCGCAGTGTTCAGGATGCCCGAGTGCGCGTGCAAGGCTGGCACCACCAGCATGCAGGTAGCGGTCACAAGAGCGGCAAATGGGAGGCTTCTCAGCACAACAGAGAAACGCTCACCGCAGTGCGCCGCGGATGCAACGCCGATTTCTGCGATTGAGAAATCCTGCACTACGCCAGCACCGGCTTCACCACGTGGCCGTGCACATCTGTCAGTCGGAACTGCCTTCCTTGGAATCGGAAGGTGAAGCGCTCGTGGTCGATGCCCAGCAGGTGCATCACCGTCGCCTGGAAGTCGTGCACATGCACTTTGTCCGTCACCGCGTTGAAGCCGAACTCATCTGTCGCCCCGTGACTCATGCCCGGCTTCACACCACCGCCCGCCATCCATAGCGTGAAGCCGTACGGATGGTGGTCGCGACCCCACTGGGCTGTCTCGGAGATCTTGCCCTGCAAGAACGGCGTGCGGCCAAACTCACCACCCCAGATGACCAGCGTGTCCTCCAGCAGGCCGCGTTGCTTCAGGTCCTTCACCAGTGCTGCGCTGGGCGCATCCGTGTCCTGGCACTGGATCTTGAGCTGCGTGTTCAGGTTGCGATGCTGGTCCCACCCGGCATGCATGAGCTGGGTGAAGCGCACGCCGCGCTCGGCAAGCCGTCGCGCCATGAGGCAGTTGTACGCATAGCTGCCCTGCTTCATCACATCCGGACCATACATGTCGAGGATGTGCTTCGGCTCCTTCGAAAAGTCCGTGAGCTCCGGCACACTCGCCTGCATGCGGTACGCCATCTCATATTGCGAAATGCGTGTGGCGATTTCTGGATCGCCCGACTGCGCGAGCTTCATCTCATTGAGCTGCGCCAGATCATCCAGAAGACCGCGCCGTACCGAGCGGCTC
Protein-coding regions in this window:
- a CDS encoding PQQ-binding-like beta-propeller repeat protein; protein product: MLRRIAPLAVISCLSAATLHAEWNQWRGSQRNGVSDDSTPIAGSLPEGSLTPIWESGTIPSDHDGGHSSPVVSGGRVYLSVVWHTRVPSETRLIDEEVVSAVGHRGTNQLGPELTKKMEDARKSRPGSTRGTALDEAAKKWVDDNFNEEQKLVLGTWAEQRFKQGKNAIDVELLDKVAKRQNKPFANAAEMMTWAEAEFPDAAVRERILKAIPDTLKVGRDTIVCLDGQTGKELWKFEHEGQPTGRRTSGTPAVVDGKVYAVGSTHLYAVDAEKGSLVWKTELKPAGAGSSPLVNDDKVYVMAGGLMCVEAATGKSLWTSKDVKGDTASPILWKTSDGKTTLVCNANKGLIGLDPTTGEKRWEVEGGGQSSPVIEGDHLVIFSGTQDVGLRCYLAQKDAAPKTLWSHWWMSRRYTGSPIIHEGHVYLMCGGKHQCVSLADGKVKWQEDVESTITSPLLVDGKILSIEQNGIFLRLIKADPTSYQLLGRAKVEAMWCPTPAPYDGRLIVRRKDKVVCFDLRQK
- a CDS encoding Rid family detoxifying hydrolase, with product MQIISAPNAPAAVGPYSQAVRTGNLLFCSGQIPIDPATGKIEATDVEGQALQVIANIKAVLAGAGLTIQNVVKSTMFLQDMADFPKVNPIYEAGYEGHKPARSTIQVAKLPLGSLVEIEVIAEFAS
- a CDS encoding DUF1501 domain-containing protein, whose amino-acid sequence is MDPFASHRLSLTRRALFGKAAHGLGAAALGSLLTRDGFATLPDKLAPVLPHFAPKAKRVIYLLQNGAPAHVELFDYKPKLKEWHGKQIPDEVVGGRRFSTMTGNQTERPVLSNITNFAQHGQSGAWVSDFMPHTAAIADDLCFIKSMHTEAVNHAPAITFFLTGSEQAGRPSMGSWLSYGLGSDSNDMPSFVVMTSRDTEASCGQIFYDFYWGSGFLPSKYQGVKFRGSGDPVLYLSNPEGMSRSVRRGLLDDLAQLNEMKLAQSGDPEIATRISQYEMAYRMQASVPELTDFSKEPKHILDMYGPDVMKQGSYAYNCLMARRLAERGVRFTQLMHAGWDQHRNLNTQLKIQCQDTDAPSAALVKDLKQRGLLEDTLVIWGGEFGRTPFLQGKISETAQWGRDHHPYGFTLWMAGGGVKPGMSHGATDEFGFNAVTDKVHVHDFQATVMHLLGIDHERFTFRFQGRQFRLTDVHGHVVKPVLA
- a CDS encoding PepSY-associated TM helix domain-containing protein codes for the protein MKRRLFFLHSWLGLIAGLGLILIGLTGSVLVFKDELDGVLFPQMVKADPAGRERLPFDVLLASAKKAVPGHEIMWWDMARESDRADYVYVVVHGTEIWKGITVNPYTGELLAGPMEREDTITGLALSLHYSFLADHVGEFIAGVFGAMLFFLGITGVWLYRGFWKTLFLLRWGRSARIFFSDFHKMVGITSVAFNLILGFTGGWWNLRHIIGHLWEEEAPEGEQPQYITKSHYADTISMEALLKKAQGTIPGFNASAVSLPSAPELGITIVGQAGTGILTSPYGSSVMFDQQTGELKEAKDLRQGSVWEKVEDTFRPLHFGNFGGLPVKILWCIGGLTPGVLAVTGFIMWRKRRNPTRKKKVSGKASVTSDTREEVTELAARRVQDA